The DNA window TCTTCTCTGCCAACTGGCCTTCGTCGAGCACGTCAGCGACCCTGATCCCGATGCGGGCGATCTTGTCCTGGTAGCACGGACCGATGCCGCGGCCGGTGGTGCCGATCTTCTTGCTACCGGCATATCGCTCGACGACCTTGTCCATCGCGACGTGATACGGCATCAGCAGATGCGCGTCGGCCGAGATGAGCAACCGCTCGGTGTCCACCCCGCGGTCCTGCAGACCCTTGAGCTCGGCAAGCAACACACCCGGATCCACGACGACACCGTTGCCTATGACGTTCGTGACGCCGGGCGTGAGGATGCCCGATGGAATCAGGTGAAGAGCGAAGTTCTCGCCCGATGGGAGCACCACCGTATGGCCGGCATTGTTGCCGCCCTGGTAGCGCACCACCCACTGCACTCGGCCACCGAGTAGATCGGTGGCCTTTCCTTTGCCCTCGTCGCCCCACTGAGCGCCGATGAGCACGATTGCCGGCATCGCGTACTCTCCCGCTTGATCTGCCCAAAGACTGGGTTCCAGCCGGTGACCCACCCTATCCCAGGAGACCCCGAGGAGCCGCTTTGACCGATATCTTGGACGCACGCCGCGGACTTAGGTCCGGGGTTGGCCCCCGGGATGGCGGCGGGTGTGGTCCGGCGGTGAGGCGCACCGTACCGTGTGCGGCGATACGTCAATTGTGTCAGTGCTCACCTCTACGGTTGTGGTGTGGGCAAGACCTACCGCACGGCACCGTCACCGGCCGCAGGGCCGGCGCGAAGGCCGCGTGCGCGCAAGCGACCCAAGGGTGCGCCCACCCATGTTCGGTCGTGGCCGCTACGGCCGGATGTAGGCCAGTGTCGCGAGATCGGGATCCGGTTCTTTACCGGTGTGCGGATGTACAACGCGGTGCTGGGCGAGTTCATCGCGCGTAGTCGCGCCGTAAAGGCCGATCCGGGGTGGCAGACGGCACGAGAATTACCGCGGGGCACTGCGGCCCAGAACACCCATCGGGGTGCGGCGTTTCGTGCGGTGGAGCAGAGGCACGGGCTGACCGCGGATGCCGCACAGTCCTATGCGTCCTCGCTACGCAAAACCTGGGTGCGTGAGCATCTGCGCGCCCAGGAAGCCCAGAACCTTGGGGCACGGGCGTTTGATGCGGTGCGTCAGTGGCATGTGGGCGGTAAAGGTAGACCACGGTTCAAGTCCGCGAAGCGGGGATTACGTTCGTTGGCGGCCAAAGATCGCATAGGTGCGTTGCGGCCCAAGACCGACGAGGCAGGAAGACTGGTCGGATTGCAGTGGGGCGCGAACTTTGTCATCCCGATCGCTTCTGCGGCCACGTCCGGTCGCCGCGGTCGCGAGCAACGAGCCGAACTCTCCGAGATTGAGGCGCTCGTCGCAGCGGGAAAGGTGTTGTCGACGAGGATCGTGCGCGCGGTAATCGATGGTCGCGACACCTACCGCATGCAGTTGGTCTGTGATGGGCTATCTACCCAGCGTCACCGGGTGGGTGAGGGCAAGGTGTCCTTTGATCTGGGACCGAGCCAGATCGCGGTGGCCGTGCAGCACGTCGACGGAAGCTGGTCAGGCTGGGTCCAGCCCCTGGCCGATGGCATCCGGTTGGACACGATCCGGCTGCGCCGAGTGCAGCGGCGGCTGGATCGTCAGCATCGGGCTGGTTCATCGGTCTGTTTCGGCCGTGATGGCACGCGCACAAGGGGCCGGTGCGTGTGGAAGCGTTCGGCCGCCGCGCTGCGGACCACGACGGGAGTGGCGGAGTTGCATCGACGCGTGGCTGAGCACCGAAAGACCTTGCATGGGGCGCTGGCCAATCGCCTGGTGGGCTATGGCGCTGAAGTGGCGTGCGAGCAACTCGATTATGTGTCGTGGCAGAAGAACTACTCGCGCAGTGTGCGCGACCGGGCGCCTGGGTTACTGGTGCAGATGCTGGGCCGCAAGGCTGAAAGCGCCGGCGGCCGGCAGCTGTACCAGTACA is part of the Mycolicibacterium tusciae JS617 genome and encodes:
- a CDS encoding transposase is translated as MGKTYRTAPSPAAGPARRPRARKRPKGAPTHVRSWPLRPDVGQCREIGIRFFTGVRMYNAVLGEFIARSRAVKADPGWQTARELPRGTAAQNTHRGAAFRAVEQRHGLTADAAQSYASSLRKTWVREHLRAQEAQNLGARAFDAVRQWHVGGKGRPRFKSAKRGLRSLAAKDRIGALRPKTDEAGRLVGLQWGANFVIPIASAATSGRRGREQRAELSEIEALVAAGKVLSTRIVRAVIDGRDTYRMQLVCDGLSTQRHRVGEGKVSFDLGPSQIAVAVQHVDGSWSGWVQPLADGIRLDTIRLRRVQRRLDRQHRAGSSVCFGRDGTRTRGRCVWKRSAAALRTTTGVAELHRRVAEHRKTLHGALANRLVGYGAEVACEQLDYVSWQKNYSRSVRDRAPGLLVQMLGRKAESAGGRQLYQYNPRTTALSQTCLCGSRKKKPLWQRVHRCECGVTRDRDLFSAYLGLHVRTGADGVDRLDLQTANTGWLHRQDVDGSPKSSRSATAHKRRGRRHPPSRRSVARIKAGRTARAVMRQSRSARTSTTDQPTAIAA